GATAAAATTTCATACATGCGAAATAAAATCAAGATATATTTTCATGGTTGCGGAAAAATATCCCGATCTTAAAACCGTGGATGCCGTTCAGATTGCTGCGGCGTTCGTATGAGAAATCCTGGCATATATCCTCGCAACACGTCACTTAAATAAGTCTGAATGTGTCCCGGTTCGTATCAGGAATAAAGTGTTTTCATCATATTTGTAAATTAGCAGCCAATCTGATTCAATATGGCAATCTCTACAACCATAATAATTTCCTGCCAATTTATGGTCCTGATATATTGAATCCAATTTTTCTCCGTGCCCAAGAGAACGTATTACGGATTTAAGCTTTTCCATGTCCTTGCCTCTTCTAAGTTGTCTTTCAATGTCTTTCTCAAAAGCGGTACTGGCATGGATTAGCTTCATCATCAAATACCGAGATGCGTGAATAGTTCTTCTGTATTTTCGAATTGTTTTCCGCCGCCAGCTTCAATTTCTTTCATGGCTGACATGGTTTCGGCATTGGGAATATTTATTTCAAAAGGCAAACCGTGATGAAGTTCTACTTGCTTGAAGAACAGCGTGATTGCTTGCGTAGTTGACAGGCCTAAAAGATCAAAATATTTCTCCGCGCTTGTCTTTAATTCCGGTTCAATACGGGCGCGAACCATAGCGCTTTTTATTTTAGCCGCTGTTTTATTCATGATTTTATTTCCCCCTGTGGCAGAAATGTAGCACATACGGGGTACACCGTCAAATATTTCTTCAACTTCAATTGACACAACCGCCGACACTGAATATACTACCAACGATTTAAACGCTGAGGGGAAGAGGATGCCGGAAGAGACTTTTGGTCGGCCCGAGGAAGATGTGGAAACCGGGCAGGAGGTGCAGGAACCCAAAATGTACCGGGTGCTCCTCCACAAC
The sequence above is drawn from the Syntrophales bacterium genome and encodes:
- a CDS encoding type II toxin-antitoxin system YafQ family toxin, which gives rise to MEKLKSVIRSLGHGEKLDSIYQDHKLAGNYYGCRDCHIESDWLLIYKYDENTLFLIRTGTHSDLFK
- a CDS encoding type II toxin-antitoxin system RelB/DinJ family antitoxin; this translates as MNKTAAKIKSAMVRARIEPELKTSAEKYFDLLGLSTTQAITLFFKQVELHHGLPFEINIPNAETMSAMKEIEAGGGKQFENTEELFTHLGI